A DNA window from Methylobacterium sp. NMS14P contains the following coding sequences:
- a CDS encoding heme lyase CcmF/NrfE family subunit encodes MIVETGHFALALALAISLVQVVMPIWAARSGDPALRQTASQAALGAFACVLFAFAALTYAHVTSDFSVQNVVENSHTQKPLIYKISGVWGNHEGSMLLWVLILTLFGACVAAAKNSVPPRLRANTLAVQGLITFVFVLFIITTSNPFTRVIPAPLEGNDLNPLLQDPGLAVHPPLLYVGYVGFSISFAFAVAALIDGRIDAVWARAVRPWTLAAWCFLTLGIAMGSYWAYYELGWGGWWFWDPVENASLMPWIAGTALLHSTVVMEKRDALKVWTVLLAILTFSLSLIGTFLVRSGVITSVHSFATDPTRGVFILAILILFIGGSLTLFAWRAPLLRQGGLFAPISREGSLVLNNLFLVAACATVLVGTLYPLVLEMLTGEKITVGPPFFNSTFVPLAIPLLLIVPMGQALAWKRGDVLAAAQRLFAALAVALVVGLAVLALTWGGPVMAPVGVGLGAYLLIGSALEIVTRARGYGASRARSLGQIGRRAVGLPRSAWGTALAHAGVGVVVLGIAAQGWATEGLATLKPGESLATGPYVATLDRVAPRKGPNYEEAAAYLTIRTRGGDEVGQVETGKRFYPSRKMAVTESGLLTNGASQVYASLGEIGQDGGVGLRLYYKPLVLLIWLGAVVMAAGGGLSLTDRRMRVGVPAKAKARPLPVAVPAE; translated from the coding sequence ATGATCGTCGAGACCGGCCACTTCGCCCTCGCGCTCGCGCTGGCGATCTCCCTCGTCCAGGTGGTGATGCCGATCTGGGCGGCACGCTCGGGCGATCCGGCGCTCCGCCAGACCGCCTCACAGGCGGCGCTCGGCGCGTTCGCCTGCGTGCTGTTCGCCTTCGCGGCGCTCACCTACGCGCACGTCACCTCGGACTTCTCGGTCCAGAACGTCGTCGAGAACTCGCACACGCAGAAGCCGCTGATCTACAAGATCTCCGGCGTCTGGGGGAACCACGAGGGCTCGATGCTCCTCTGGGTCCTGATCCTCACGCTGTTCGGCGCCTGCGTGGCGGCGGCCAAGAACTCGGTGCCGCCGCGGCTGCGGGCCAACACGCTGGCCGTGCAGGGGCTGATCACCTTCGTGTTCGTGCTGTTCATCATCACGACCTCGAACCCGTTCACCCGGGTGATCCCGGCGCCGCTCGAGGGCAACGACCTCAACCCGCTGCTGCAGGATCCGGGTCTCGCGGTCCACCCGCCGCTCCTCTACGTCGGCTATGTCGGCTTCTCGATCAGCTTCGCCTTCGCGGTGGCCGCGCTGATCGACGGGCGGATCGACGCCGTCTGGGCCCGGGCGGTGCGGCCCTGGACGCTCGCCGCGTGGTGCTTCCTGACGCTCGGGATCGCGATGGGCTCCTACTGGGCCTATTACGAGCTCGGCTGGGGCGGCTGGTGGTTCTGGGATCCGGTCGAGAACGCCTCCCTGATGCCGTGGATCGCCGGGACGGCGCTGCTGCACTCCACCGTGGTGATGGAGAAGCGCGACGCCCTGAAGGTCTGGACGGTGCTGCTCGCCATCCTGACTTTCTCGCTCTCGCTGATCGGCACCTTCCTGGTCCGGTCGGGCGTGATCACCTCGGTGCATTCCTTCGCCACCGACCCGACCCGCGGCGTGTTCATCCTGGCGATCCTGATCCTGTTCATCGGCGGCTCGCTGACGCTGTTCGCGTGGCGGGCGCCGCTGCTGCGGCAGGGGGGGCTGTTCGCGCCGATCTCCCGCGAGGGCTCGCTCGTCCTGAACAACCTGTTCCTCGTGGCCGCCTGCGCCACCGTGCTGGTCGGCACCCTCTACCCGCTGGTGCTCGAGATGCTGACCGGGGAGAAGATCACGGTCGGCCCGCCCTTCTTCAATTCCACCTTCGTACCGCTGGCGATCCCGCTGCTGCTGATCGTGCCCATGGGGCAGGCGCTCGCCTGGAAGCGCGGCGACGTGCTCGCCGCCGCACAGCGCCTGTTCGCCGCCCTGGCGGTCGCTCTGGTCGTCGGCCTCGCGGTGCTGGCGCTGACCTGGGGCGGGCCGGTCATGGCGCCGGTCGGGGTCGGCCTCGGCGCCTACCTGCTGATCGGCTCCGCCCTGGAGATCGTCACCCGCGCCCGGGGCTACGGGGCGAGCCGCGCCCGCTCCCTCGGACAGATCGGCCGCCGCGCCGTCGGCCTCCCGCGCTCGGCCTGGGGCACCGCCCTCGCGCATGCCGGGGTCGGCGTCGTGGTGCTGGGCATCGCCGCGCAGGGCTGGGCCACCGAGGGTCTGGCGACCCTCAAGCCCGGTGAGAGCCTGGCGACGGGCCCGTACGTGGCGACCCTGGACCGCGTCGCGCCGCGCAAGGGACCGAACTACGAGGAGGCCGCCGCCTACCTGACCATCCGCACCCGCGGCGGCGACGAGGTCGGGCAGGTCGAGACCGGCAAGCGCTTCTACCCGAGCCGCAAGATGGCGGTGACGGAATCGGGCCTGCTGACCAACGGTGCCAGTCAGGTCTACGCGAGCCTCGGGGAGATCGGGCAGGACGGCGGCGTCGGCCTGCGCCTCTACTACAAGCCGCTGGTCCTGCTGATCTGGCTCGGGGCGGTGGTGATGGCCGCGGGCGGCGGCCTGTCGCTCACCGACCGCCGGATGCGCGTGGGCGTCCCCGCCAAGGCGAAGGCGCGGCCGCTCCCGGTCGCGGTGCCGGCCGAGTGA
- a CDS encoding formate dehydrogenase beta subunit has product MSVTLYVPRDAVALGLGANKVARALFAGAERRGLDVTIVRTGSRGLFWLEPMVEVGTPEGRVAYGPVTVKDVDALLDAGLTSGGDHALRLGDPEEIPYLARQQRLTFHRCGVIDPVSVEDYRTHGGYRGLEAALKLDAEGIVAAVRDSGLRGRGGAGFPAGIKWNTVMLAKADQKYVVCNADEGDSGTFADRMMMEGDPFNLIEGMTIAGVATGATRGYIYLRSEYPQAFATLKEAIANGVTAGVLGDNILGSGKSFHLEVRLGAGAYICGEETSLLESLEGKRGIVRAKPPIPALKGFLGKPTLVNNVMTFTAVPWILENGAKAYADYGMGRSLGTLPIQLAGNVKHGGLIEMAFGITLRQVIEDFGGGTRSGRPVRAVQVGGPLGAYFPDHLLDTPLDYEAMAAKKGLVGHGGIVVFDDTVDMASQARFAFEFCATESCGKCTPCRIGATRGVETMDKVIAGIRPDANLKLVEDLCEVMTDGSLCAMGGLTPMPVMSAITHFPEDFRRAGDLPAAAE; this is encoded by the coding sequence GTGAGCGTCACGCTCTACGTTCCGCGCGACGCCGTCGCGCTCGGCCTCGGCGCCAACAAGGTCGCCCGGGCGCTGTTCGCGGGCGCCGAGCGCCGCGGCCTGGACGTCACCATCGTCCGCACCGGTTCCCGCGGCCTGTTCTGGCTGGAGCCGATGGTCGAGGTCGGCACGCCCGAGGGGCGCGTCGCCTACGGGCCGGTGACGGTCAAGGATGTCGATGCCCTGCTGGATGCCGGCCTGACCTCGGGCGGCGACCACGCCCTGCGCCTCGGCGATCCGGAGGAGATCCCCTACCTCGCCCGGCAGCAGCGCCTGACCTTCCACCGCTGCGGCGTGATCGACCCGGTCTCCGTCGAGGATTACCGGACCCATGGCGGCTATCGCGGCCTCGAGGCCGCCCTGAAGCTCGATGCCGAGGGCATCGTGGCGGCGGTGCGCGACTCCGGCCTGCGCGGCCGGGGCGGTGCCGGCTTCCCGGCCGGCATCAAGTGGAACACCGTGATGCTCGCCAAGGCGGACCAGAAATACGTGGTCTGCAACGCCGACGAGGGCGATTCCGGCACCTTCGCCGACCGGATGATGATGGAGGGCGACCCCTTCAACCTCATCGAGGGCATGACCATCGCGGGCGTCGCGACCGGCGCCACCCGCGGTTACATCTACCTGCGCTCCGAGTACCCGCAGGCCTTCGCCACTCTGAAGGAGGCGATCGCCAACGGCGTGACGGCCGGCGTGCTCGGCGACAACATCCTGGGCTCGGGCAAGAGCTTCCACCTGGAAGTGCGCCTCGGCGCCGGCGCCTATATCTGCGGCGAGGAGACCTCGCTGCTCGAGAGCCTGGAGGGCAAGCGCGGCATCGTGCGGGCGAAGCCGCCGATCCCGGCGCTCAAGGGGTTCCTCGGCAAGCCGACGCTGGTCAACAACGTCATGACCTTCACGGCCGTGCCGTGGATCCTGGAGAACGGCGCCAAGGCCTACGCGGATTACGGCATGGGCCGATCGCTCGGCACCCTGCCGATCCAGCTCGCCGGCAACGTCAAGCACGGCGGCCTGATCGAGATGGCCTTCGGCATCACCCTCCGGCAGGTGATCGAGGATTTCGGCGGCGGCACCCGCTCGGGGAGGCCGGTCCGGGCCGTGCAGGTCGGCGGGCCGCTCGGGGCCTACTTCCCCGACCATCTCCTCGACACGCCGCTCGACTACGAGGCGATGGCGGCCAAGAAGGGCCTCGTCGGTCACGGCGGCATCGTGGTGTTCGACGACACCGTCGACATGGCGAGCCAGGCCCGCTTCGCCTTCGAGTTCTGCGCCACCGAGTCCTGCGGCAAGTGCACCCCCTGCCGCATCGGCGCCACCCGCGGCGTCGAGACCATGGACAAGGTGATCGCCGGCATCCGGCCGGACGCGAACCTGAAGCTGGTCGAGGACCTCTGCGAGGTCATGACCGACGGGTCGCTCTGCGCCATGGGCGGGCTGACGCCCATGCCGGTGATGAGCGCGATCACCCACTTCCCCGAGGATTTCAGGCGCGCCGGCGATCTGCCGGCCGCGGCCGAGTAA
- the ccmI gene encoding c-type cytochrome biogenesis protein CcmI, which yields MTAIWFILAAMTAAAVLGLLWPMSRRAAVPTGEAGGSGLATETAFYEDQIAEIDRDLERGLIAPDEAETAKAEAARRLLRSSREAQREAEDAGIAEAARPAEPRLRRRRAASAFALSTIPLVALIAYGLYGSPEVPAQTEADRQAARGGADELMKAVGQIEARLARDPNDARGWAVLAPVYMRTGRFDDAARAYANIARIKGETADLLADQGEALTAAGDGTVSPEAKALFEKAQSKEPNAPKPRFYLARAAEQAGDAGEAIRQLTELEAGSPPDAPWLGIVKQSLARLKGEPPPPATPQAAPKIPAEQQAAIRGMVDGLDARLKTGGGTPDEWLRLVRSRVVLGEREQANDALARARTALAGDPQGLAQVEQGARAVGLGPEGAAPAPAESGQAGPGPRAEKEAAMAAVRAMPQAEQQAAIRGMVEGLDRRLAARGGTPDEWMRLVRSYSALGERDQAVKALDRARMALAANSEAVARLDGLARELDLSAKPNP from the coding sequence ATGACGGCGATCTGGTTCATCCTGGCGGCCATGACCGCGGCGGCCGTGCTCGGCCTGCTCTGGCCGATGTCGCGGCGCGCCGCCGTGCCGACCGGCGAGGCCGGCGGGAGCGGCCTCGCCACCGAGACGGCGTTCTACGAGGATCAGATCGCCGAGATCGACCGCGACCTCGAGCGCGGCCTGATCGCCCCCGACGAGGCCGAGACCGCCAAGGCCGAGGCGGCGCGCCGCCTGCTCCGGTCGAGCCGCGAGGCGCAGCGCGAGGCCGAGGATGCCGGCATCGCCGAGGCCGCGCGCCCGGCCGAGCCGCGCCTGCGCCGCCGGCGCGCCGCCTCGGCCTTCGCGCTCTCCACCATCCCCCTCGTGGCGCTGATCGCCTACGGGCTCTACGGCTCGCCCGAGGTGCCGGCGCAGACCGAGGCCGACCGGCAGGCCGCCCGCGGCGGCGCCGACGAGCTGATGAAGGCGGTCGGCCAGATCGAGGCGCGCCTCGCTCGGGACCCGAACGACGCCCGCGGCTGGGCCGTGCTCGCCCCGGTCTACATGCGCACCGGCCGCTTCGACGACGCCGCCCGCGCCTACGCCAACATCGCGCGGATCAAGGGCGAGACCGCCGACCTCCTGGCCGATCAGGGCGAAGCCCTCACGGCGGCCGGCGACGGCACCGTCTCGCCCGAGGCCAAGGCATTGTTCGAGAAGGCGCAGTCCAAGGAGCCGAACGCGCCAAAGCCCCGCTTCTACCTGGCCCGCGCGGCCGAGCAGGCCGGCGATGCCGGCGAGGCGATCCGCCAGCTCACCGAGCTCGAGGCCGGCAGCCCGCCGGACGCCCCCTGGCTCGGGATCGTCAAGCAGAGCCTCGCCCGTCTCAAGGGCGAGCCGCCGCCGCCCGCGACCCCGCAGGCCGCCCCGAAGATCCCGGCCGAGCAGCAGGCGGCGATCCGCGGCATGGTCGACGGGCTCGACGCCCGCCTCAAGACCGGCGGCGGCACCCCCGACGAGTGGCTGCGGCTCGTCCGGTCCCGCGTGGTCCTCGGCGAGCGCGAGCAGGCGAACGACGCCCTGGCCCGGGCGCGCACGGCCCTCGCGGGCGACCCGCAGGGCCTCGCCCAGGTGGAGCAGGGCGCCCGCGCCGTGGGGCTCGGCCCGGAGGGCGCGGCGCCGGCGCCGGCCGAATCAGGCCAGGCGGGACCGGGCCCCCGGGCCGAGAAGGAGGCCGCGATGGCGGCCGTGCGCGCCATGCCGCAGGCGGAGCAGCAGGCGGCGATTCGCGGGATGGTCGAGGGACTCGACCGGCGCCTCGCCGCGCGGGGCGGCACGCCGGACGAGTGGATGCGGCTGGTGCGCTCCTACAGCGCGCTGGGTGAGCGCGACCAGGCGGTGAAGGCCCTCGACCGCGCCCGGATGGCGCTGGCCGCCAACAGCGAGGCTGTGGCGCGGCTCGACGGCCTCGCGCGGGAGCTGGACCTGTCCGCCAAGCCCAATCCCTGA
- the ccmE gene encoding cytochrome c maturation protein CcmE produces the protein MTRKKRRLILIAVCGSVLTLAVGLILYAMSGSIVFFRSPTDIAKQAIAPGTRLRLGGLVKDGSLKRGPDQTVDFAVTDTNETVEVHYKGQLPDLFREGQGVVAEGVLEPGGQFRADTVLAKHDESYMPREVADALKAQGRWQEGGPNKGGPAPKPATAAADSTLGPRSER, from the coding sequence GTGACGCGTAAGAAACGCCGCCTGATCCTGATCGCCGTCTGCGGCAGCGTCCTGACGCTCGCCGTGGGACTGATCTTGTACGCCATGAGCGGCTCGATCGTGTTCTTCCGCTCGCCCACCGACATCGCCAAGCAGGCGATCGCCCCGGGCACGCGCCTGCGGCTCGGCGGCCTGGTGAAGGACGGCTCGCTCAAGCGCGGCCCCGACCAGACGGTCGACTTCGCCGTCACCGACACGAACGAGACCGTCGAGGTCCACTACAAGGGCCAGCTGCCGGACCTGTTCCGGGAAGGGCAGGGCGTCGTCGCCGAGGGCGTGCTGGAGCCGGGCGGGCAGTTCCGCGCCGACACGGTGCTGGCCAAGCACGACGAATCCTACATGCCCCGCGAGGTGGCCGACGCGCTGAAGGCGCAGGGGCGCTGGCAGGAGGGCGGCCCGAACAAGGGCGGCCCGGCGCCGAAGCCCGCCACCGCGGCGGCGGACAGCACCCTCGGCCCCCGCAGCGAGCGGTGA
- a CDS encoding cytochrome c-type biogenesis protein, producing the protein MARRSLRPALAALALLASLPALAVQPDEVLKDPVLEHRAREISAELRCLVCQNQSIDDSDAPLAKDLRLIVRERLEKGDSDTAVLAYVVARYGEFVLLRPVFALHTLLLWLTPVLAILLGGLGIWRLARRRPAAPARNLSAAEEAEVAALLRRE; encoded by the coding sequence ATGGCGCGCCGCTCGCTCCGGCCCGCGCTGGCGGCGCTCGCCCTGCTGGCGTCGCTGCCCGCCCTCGCGGTGCAGCCCGACGAGGTGCTGAAGGACCCCGTCCTGGAGCACCGCGCGCGGGAGATCTCGGCCGAACTGCGCTGCCTCGTCTGCCAGAACCAGTCGATCGACGATTCCGACGCGCCGCTCGCCAAGGACCTGCGCCTGATCGTTCGCGAGCGGCTGGAGAAGGGCGACAGCGACACGGCGGTGCTCGCCTACGTCGTGGCCCGCTACGGCGAGTTCGTGCTGCTGCGCCCGGTCTTCGCGCTGCACACCCTGCTGCTGTGGCTGACCCCGGTGCTCGCGATCCTGCTCGGCGGGCTCGGCATCTGGCGCCTCGCCCGTCGCCGCCCGGCCGCGCCGGCCCGGAACCTGTCGGCCGCCGAGGAAGCGGAGGTCGCGGCACTGCTGCGACGGGAGTAG
- a CDS encoding ATP-binding protein: protein MIDLIGLFSLRRRSIAVRLAVSAFLSSSAILLIAAWILTTLYRENTERSFDSRLLVFANNLATDLVSPNDPESRTFSLGDPRFDLPLSGWYWQVGKPDAKPRDVRTSRSLVGVPLPAATDSDGKVGVGQIRQGYGKGQDGRLLRIMERDVDLGEEGRYTVRVAGPADEIVNDVDRFRNSLTITFGLLGLSLAITTLLQIRFGLAPLKKMRAALGAVRRGEADRITGTYPRDIAPLTGEVNLLIETNREILERARTQVGNLAHALKTPLSIIVNEVGASDAPEELAQKIREQAAVMRDQVNYHLDRARAAALAGTLGTSTEVEPALAGLVRTFGKIYRDKDIAYDVHVPPGLRFRGERQDFEEMVGNLVDNASKWAHGRVAIRAEAVNTNDYPHLVVAIEDDGPGLPPEARQAVLGRGRRLDESKPGSGLGLSIVADLAALYRGRFTLEEAALGGLRAVLEVPGDLPVGTPAH from the coding sequence ATGATCGACCTCATCGGCCTCTTCTCCCTGCGCCGCCGCTCCATCGCGGTGCGGCTCGCCGTGTCGGCGTTCCTGTCGAGCTCCGCGATCCTGCTGATCGCGGCCTGGATCCTCACGACCCTCTACCGCGAGAACACCGAGCGCTCCTTCGACAGCCGGCTCCTCGTCTTCGCCAACAATCTCGCCACCGACCTCGTCTCGCCCAACGATCCCGAGAGCCGGACCTTCTCGCTCGGCGACCCGCGCTTCGACCTGCCCCTGTCGGGCTGGTACTGGCAGGTCGGCAAGCCCGACGCGAAGCCGCGCGACGTGCGCACCTCGCGCTCCCTCGTCGGCGTGCCGCTGCCGGCCGCGACCGATTCCGACGGCAAGGTCGGGGTCGGGCAGATCCGCCAGGGCTACGGCAAGGGGCAGGACGGACGCCTCCTGCGCATCATGGAGCGCGACGTCGATCTCGGCGAGGAGGGCCGCTACACGGTCCGGGTCGCGGGCCCCGCCGACGAGATCGTCAACGACGTCGACCGGTTCAGGAACTCGCTGACCATCACGTTCGGCCTGCTCGGCCTGTCGCTGGCGATCACCACCCTGCTGCAGATCCGATTCGGCCTCGCGCCGCTCAAGAAGATGCGCGCCGCGCTCGGCGCCGTCCGCCGGGGCGAGGCCGACCGCATCACCGGCACCTATCCCCGCGACATCGCGCCGCTCACCGGCGAGGTGAACCTCCTGATCGAGACCAACCGCGAGATCCTGGAGCGCGCCCGGACCCAGGTCGGCAACCTCGCCCACGCCCTGAAGACGCCGCTCTCGATCATCGTCAACGAGGTCGGGGCCTCCGACGCCCCCGAGGAGCTCGCGCAGAAGATCCGCGAGCAGGCCGCGGTCATGCGCGATCAGGTCAACTACCACCTCGACCGGGCCCGGGCCGCCGCGCTCGCCGGCACGCTCGGCACCTCCACCGAGGTGGAGCCGGCGCTGGCCGGCCTCGTGCGCACCTTCGGGAAGATCTACCGCGACAAGGACATCGCCTACGACGTCCACGTCCCGCCGGGCCTGCGCTTCCGCGGCGAGCGCCAGGATTTCGAGGAGATGGTCGGCAACCTCGTCGACAACGCGTCCAAGTGGGCCCACGGCCGGGTGGCGATCCGGGCCGAGGCGGTGAACACGAACGATTATCCCCACCTCGTCGTCGCCATCGAGGATGACGGCCCCGGCCTGCCGCCGGAGGCCCGCCAGGCCGTGCTCGGCCGCGGGCGGCGCCTCGACGAATCGAAGCCCGGCTCCGGCCTCGGCCTGTCGATCGTGGCCGACCTCGCCGCCCTGTACCGGGGGCGCTTCACCCTGGAGGAGGCGGCGCTCGGCGGCCTGCGGGCGGTGCTGGAGGTGCCGGGCGACCTGCCGGTCGGCACCCCGGCCCACTGA
- a CDS encoding glutathione S-transferase family protein produces the protein MTAATLTISSRNYSSWSLRGWLICRMAGLDFRTEVLSGTDATTRAELLHLSPSFLVPRLRHGDVVVWDTLAIAEYLAETFPDAGSLPGNVAERAHCRSISGEMHSGFVNLRSALPMNLRAFHPDFRVFNGAKADIERIVTIFDDCLDRYEGPYLFGARPCLADAMFAPVCTRFRTYDVALPPRAAAYRDAILHWPLMVEWAEAAADEPDEIEELEMEF, from the coding sequence ATGACGGCCGCTACCCTCACCATCTCGAGCCGCAATTACTCCTCGTGGTCCCTGCGGGGCTGGCTGATCTGCCGGATGGCCGGCCTCGACTTCCGGACCGAGGTCCTGTCCGGCACCGACGCCACCACCCGGGCGGAACTGCTGCATCTGTCGCCGTCGTTCCTGGTGCCGCGCCTGCGCCACGGCGACGTGGTCGTCTGGGACACCCTGGCGATCGCCGAGTACCTCGCCGAGACCTTTCCGGATGCCGGCTCCCTGCCCGGCAACGTGGCGGAGCGCGCCCATTGCCGGTCCATCTCCGGCGAGATGCATTCCGGCTTCGTCAATCTGCGCTCGGCGCTGCCGATGAACCTGCGCGCCTTCCACCCCGACTTCCGCGTGTTCAACGGTGCGAAGGCCGATATCGAGCGCATCGTCACGATCTTCGACGACTGCCTGGACCGCTATGAGGGGCCGTACCTGTTCGGCGCGCGGCCGTGCCTGGCGGACGCCATGTTCGCCCCCGTCTGCACCCGTTTCCGCACCTACGACGTCGCGTTGCCGCCTCGCGCCGCCGCCTATCGCGACGCGATCCTGCACTGGCCGCTGATGGTCGAGTGGGCGGAAGCCGCCGCCGACGAGCCGGACGAGATCGAGGAACTGGAGATGGAGTTCTGA
- a CDS encoding formate dehydrogenase subunit gamma has translation MARHEPWSAERATGIIAEHTHLEGATLPILHALQETFGYVDQGAVPLIADALNLSRAEVHGCITFYHDFRAHPAGRHEVKLCRAEACQAMGSDKLHREILGRLGCGWHETTADGSATVEPVYCLGLCANGPAALVDGEPVAHLTADALEAALTEVRQ, from the coding sequence ATGGCGCGTCACGAGCCCTGGAGCGCCGAGCGCGCCACCGGGATCATCGCCGAACACACCCATCTCGAAGGGGCCACGCTGCCGATCCTGCACGCGCTGCAGGAGACGTTCGGCTACGTGGACCAGGGCGCCGTGCCGCTGATCGCGGACGCCCTGAACCTGTCGCGCGCCGAGGTGCACGGCTGCATCACCTTCTACCACGACTTCCGCGCCCACCCCGCCGGCCGACACGAGGTGAAGCTGTGCCGGGCCGAGGCCTGCCAGGCCATGGGTTCGGACAAGCTCCACCGCGAGATCCTCGGCCGCCTCGGCTGCGGCTGGCACGAGACCACCGCCGACGGCAGCGCCACGGTCGAGCCGGTCTACTGCCTCGGCCTCTGCGCCAACGGCCCCGCCGCGCTGGTCGACGGTGAGCCCGTCGCGCACCTGACCGCCGACGCCCTCGAAGCTGCCCTGACGGAGGTGCGCCAGTGA